In one Oryza glaberrima chromosome 2, OglaRS2, whole genome shotgun sequence genomic region, the following are encoded:
- the LOC127762947 gene encoding 7-deoxyloganetin glucosyltransferase-like, which translates to MVLPDSDTFGIHAPVRHCSVYTALSQDQICTNPPDSNTFGLTAAPSVRPSARRRRRHTAMSSCEARRAHAVLIPQPAQGHVTPMLQLAKALHARGFFVTYINSEYNHRRLLRSSGPGALAGAAGFRFEAVPDGMPESGNDDVTQDIAALCVSTTRHSAEPFRELLVRLNSTPGTPPVSCVIADGVMSFAQRVAEEMGILALVFWTTSACGFMGYLHFAELIRRGYVPLKDESDLTNGYLDTPIDWIPGMRGIRLKDVPSFIRTTDPDDVMLNFDGGEAQNARKARGLILNTYDALEQDVVDALRREFPRVYTVGPLPAFAKAAAGEVGAIGGNLWKEDTGCLRWLDAQQPGSVVYVNFGSITVMSPAHLAEFAWGLACCGRPFLWVIRPDLVSGEKAMLPEEFVGETKERGVLASWCPQELVLSHPSIGLFLTHCGWNSTLESTCAGVPMICWPFFAEQPTNCRYVCDKWGVGMEIDSNVSRTEVARLVREAMEGERGKAMRVNAMVWKEKAKEATEEGGSSSRNLDRLIEFLHSSGSDAR; encoded by the exons ATGGTACTACCTGATAGCGACACGTTTGGCATTCACGCGCCAGTGCGCCACTGCTCTGTCTACACGGCGCTTTCTCAAGATCAGATATGCACAAATCCACCTGACAGCAACACGTTTGGCCTGACCGCGGCGCCGAGCGTCCGTCCGTCTGCACGCCGGAGGAGAAGACACACGGCGATGAGCTCCTGCGAGGCGAGGCGGGCGCACGCGGTGCTCATCCCGCAGCCGGCGCAGGGCCACGTCACGCCCATGCTGCAACTCGCCAAGGCGCTGCACGCCAGGGGGTTCTTCGTCACCTACATCAACTCCGAGTACAaccaccgccgcctgctccgGTCCAGCGGCCCTGGCGCGCTGGCCGGCGCCGCGGGCTTCCGTTTCGAGGCCGTGCCGGACGGCATGCCGGAGTCCGGCAACGACGACGTCACGCAGGACATCGCCGCGCTCTGCGTGTCCACCACCAGGCACAGCGCCGAGCCGTTCAGGGAGCTGTTGGTGAGGCTGAACAGCACGCCCGggacgccgccggtgagctgCGTCATAGCTGACGGCGTGATGAGCTTCGCGCAGAGGGTCGCCGAGGAGATGGGCATCCTGGCTTTGGTGTTCTGGACTACGAGCGCTTGCGGCTTCATGGGTTACCTCCACTTCGCCGAGCTCATCAGACGAGGCTATGTGCCACTCAAAG ACGAGAGTGACCTGACGAACGGATACCTGGACACTCCGATCGACTGGATCCCCGGGATGCGAGGCATCCGTCTCAAGGACGTGCCAAGTTTCATCAGAACGACCGATCCGGACGACGTCATGCTCAAtttcgacggcggcgaggctcaGAACGCGCGCAAGGCCCGGGGGCTCATCCTCAACACGTACGACGCGCTGGAGCAAGACGTCGTCGACGCGCTGCGCCGCGAGTTCCCGCGTGTGTACACCGTCGGCCCGCTCCCGGCGTtcgccaaggccgccgccggcgaggtgggcgcGATCGGCGGCAACCTCTGGAAGGAGGACACGGGCTGCCTCCGGTGGCTGGACGCCCAGCAGCCTGGCTCCGTCGTGTACGTCAACTTCGGCAGCATCACCGTCATGTCACCGGCTCATCTGGCCGAGTTCGCGTGGGGCCTAGCTTGCTGCGGCCGGCCGTTCTTGTGGGTCATCAGGCCGGACCTCGTCTCCGGCGAGAAGGCCATGCTGCCGGAGGAGTTCGTCGGCGAGACCAAAGAGAGGGGCGTTCTGGCGAGCTGGTGCCCGCAAGAGCTCGTCCTCTCGCACCCGTCCATCGGCCTGTTCCtgacgcactgcgggtggaactcgacgctggagAGCACATGCGCCGGCGTTCCGATGATCTGCTGGCCGTTCTTCGCCGAGCAGCCGACGAACTGCCGGTACGTGTGCGACAAGTGGGGGGTTGGGATGGAGATCGACAGCAACGTGAGCAGAACGGAGGTGGCGCGGCTCGTGCGCGAGGCGatggagggggagagaggcaaGGCCATGCGAGTGAACGCCATGGTGTGGAAGGAGAAAGCCAAGGAGGCGACAGAGGAAGGAGGTTCGTCGAGCAGAAATCTGGACCGTCTGATCGAATTCTTGCATTCTTCTGGGAGTGACGCTCGCTGA